In Fragaria vesca subsp. vesca linkage group LG5, FraVesHawaii_1.0, whole genome shotgun sequence, the genomic stretch GCTACCAGACTCTAGCGGAAGCAAAAAAAACACGAGTAGGTTGAACAGGTAACCTACTGAGGAAAACTGGCGGAAAAACGGGTGACTATGCCTCGCCTCCTACTAGATCCAACCCGAACTCTGCAGATTAGGCATTTTAAAACAAAGAGCGCAGGGGAAGACATTTGAAACACGTTAGAGTGAGTGGACAAAAATAAATTTTAAAAGAAAATAAATCTTTATGCTTCCCAAATTAGCTTCTGAGGAAAAATAATTAACAGCATGCAACAAGCTCAAAAGCTCTTAAAAATTTACCAAATTTACCGAAACGTGGCTAGCGGCGCTAGTCACCAACACTTCAAAAATAAGAGCCTCTCAGGCTAACATAAAATATATATGTGTTACACTCGTCATATCCCTTGTATGAATTTTCTTGAAACAACAAAGACAAATAGAAAATTCACACAAGGCTACGACGCTTGCGTCTAACGCTCACGTCGCACCATAATGGCATTTTACCTCATTATGGTAGAAAAGACGGTGTATAAATATATATATACGCGCATATCCCCTATATAAATTATTATATTTATATAGGGCTACGACGATTGCGTCTAACGCTCACGTCGCACCATAATGGAATTTTACCTCAGTATGGTGGAAAAGCACGAATAGCTAGCTAGCTAGCATTCTCTCATATACATATTATTCTCATAATCATCCAAATATGGATATATATACATACTCACCGAAATTCTCAATTTCGGTTATTCTCTAACCACATAAATTATTTCGCATGCACATTATTTAAAATAAAAGTCCACTCACAAATTAGGCCTAAGCCTGATGTTGATCTGGGGCCTCGTCAGCTCGAGCCTCCTCACGACCTGTTCCAAAAATAATATTAATTTCCCAGTCCAAAATTCCAATATTTACGCAAAATAGGCAAAATTAACCGAGAGCCATAAAAACGCTCGTCATTGCCTAACTTCGAAATTGTCCACATTTCAACCCTAGAACCAGCAGTCGTAACTACACCTTCCCACAGTTTAAACAACTTTAATCCAACGGCTGGATTCTACATTAAATCACTGCCAAAATACCAAACTTAGGAAATTCACCAACCTATCCAAAACTCATCCAAAAATTCTATAATTTACATCAATATACTCCCCTTAAAATTCCACATTTAAAACCATAAAAATCTCCCAAACAGTGGCGGCGCCGGCGCCGGCTCCACCGGCAGCGCCGGCCGGAGGCTGATTCCGGCGACCTCCAATGCCTATGAAATTTTGACAGAATAATCCTCTCATCATGCTCTACAACTCTCTTAACTAGCACAAACACCAATTCCAAGCCTAACTAGGGTAATCGACTAAAAACATCCTAAAAGCCCTAGAAATTTCAACTCCACATTTCTCCTTACCTAGCTCAAGAGAGGGTGAGCTCTTTGGAGGGGTTGCTGCACGGGAGGAGGGCTACAAAACGAGCTAAGGATCGCCGGTTTTGGTGGCCAGAGGAGGGAGCTCTGACGAGGGAACCACCACGGCTTCCAACGGCTTCGGGCGTCGTTCCTCACTCATGGTAGCGCTAGGGGAGCTGTCACCGGGCCAGGGAGGATCCTGGGTTGGAGACCGATCGAACGGGACCGGTGCGGCAGCAGATGGTGGCCGGACGGCGGCGGGCGGACGGCCAAAAGTTTCCGGCAGGGGGACTCGGGAGGAAAACCGGGAGAGAGGGAGAAAAGAAAAAGTGGGAGATGGGTTTGGGCCTCTCCAAACCGGTCCAATACTCATATATCAACCCACTCCAAAATAAAACACCCCGAAAAGTAATACCCGAATAAAAATTACTTTTTACTAGCTAAAATTTACCATTTTTACTGTCGTCATAACTTTCTCCTACGAATAATCCTCCGCATATAATCGTCCCCGAAATCCCTCTACGAACCAATTAAACTATTACCTCAATGACGGAGACGGTAAAATTTTTATTATAATCAAGCAAGTAAATAAGGTAAAATATAAGGGTCGGGATGTGACAATTCTCCCCTCGTTAAAAAAATTTCGTCCTCGAAATTTACATATCTGTCATTCGAAAAGATAGGGATACTGCTGCATCATTTGCTCCTCTGATTCCCAAGTAGCTTCTTCTACTTGATGACTTCTCCAAAGCACCTTGACAAGTGGGATTGTCTTGTTCCTGAGCACTTGCTCCTTTCGATCAAGAATCTGCACCGGATCCTCTTCATAAGACAAATCTTTTGTCAAACTGATCGGCTGCTCTTGCAGCACATGAGAAGGATCGGCAATTCGCATGGATACATGAAACACATTATGTATCTTGGATAACTCTGGAGGCAAGGCTAATCGATAAGCAAGTGAGCCAACTCGCTCTATTATCTCATAAGGGCCAATATACCTCGAACTAAGCTTCCCACGCTTACCGAAATGTACTACCCCTTTCCAAGGAGATAGTTTCAAGAACACCCAATCACTCACTTGAAACTCAAGATCTCTCGTACGGACATCTGCATAACTTTTCTGCCTACTTTGAGCGGTCTTGAGTCTATCCCTGACCACTTTAATCTTTTCATTCGTAGCATGGATTAACTCTGGGCCACAAAGCTCTTTTTCCCATACTTCGTTCCAGCACAAAGGTGTGCGACACTGCCTCCCATAAAGAGCCTCAAAAGGAGCCATACCAATGCTAGAATGATAGCTATTATTATAAGCAAATTCCATCAACGATAGGTTTTTATCCCAACTCCCTCTGAACTGCAAGGCACAAGCCCTCAACATATCCTCCAAAGTCTGAATAGTCCTCTCGGACCGCCCATCAGTCTGAGGATGAAAAGCAGTGCTGAAGAGTAATTGGGTACCTAAAGCTGCCTGAAGAGCTCCCCAGAATTTAGAAGCAAATCGAGGATCCTGATCTGACACTATTGATTCAGGAACACCATGAAGCTCACAATTTCATTCACATAAAGCTCCGCCAATTTATCCAATTTATACTTCTTTCCCACTGTCAAGAAATGTGCAGACTTCGTGAGTCTATCCACAATCAACCAAATACCGTCATGCCCTTCACGGGTACGAGGTAAAGTAAAAACAAAATCCATGGTGATGTAGTCCCACTTCCACACTAGAATAGGCAACGGCTCAAGCAATCCAGAAGGCTTCTGCCTTTCAGCTTTTACTTGCTGACAAACCAGACATCTACTCACATAAGCTGTAATTTCCCTCTTCATGTTTGGCCACCAATAATAATCCTTCAAAATCCGATACATTTTTGTGCTACCCGGATGAGCAGCATATGCAGAGTTATGAGCTTCCTCCATAATCTTCAACTCTTCATTTCTTTTTGGAACACATAGCCGGTTCTTAGACAATAGAGTCTCATCTCTTCTAACTGAAAAATGATCGGCTGCGGCTCCATTCGAAGCTCTTTCCATCAATCGAACTATGGAAGGATCATTATACTGTGCTTCCCACACTCTATCAACCAAAACTGGCCTCACATGAAAACTGGCTATCAAAGCACCAATCTCATCTACTGATAAATCCACTCTTGTAGCTCGCAACTCACAAAGAAGCGAAACACGAACCATCTTTATATGAGATAAAGATATGGAGGGATTTCGACTAAGAGCATCAGCTACCACATTAGCTTTTTCAAGATGATACTCAATAGTGCAATCGTAATAATTGATTAACTCCATCCACCTTCTCTGTCTCATATTTAGCTCCCTTTGAGTGAACACATACCGATGACTCTTGTGATCGGTAAAAATCTGACACTTGACTCCATAAAGATAGTGTCTCCACAACTTGAGAGCAAAAACTACCGCTGCAAGCTCCAGATCATGAGTAGGATAATTCCCCTCATGCGGCTTCAATTGCCTAGAAGCGTAGACAATAACTCGATCATGCTGCATCAAAACTCCACTTAGACCACGTCTAGAAGCATCACAATAGACCACATACTCTCCACTATTATCCAGAAGTGCCAAAACAGGAGCACTTGTTAAGCAATTCTTCAATTCTTGGAAACTTTGCTCACATTGATCTGACCATTCAAACTTAACCCCCTTCCTGGTCAATCTTGTAAGAGGAGCAGCAATCTTTGAAAAATCTTTCACAAAGCGCCGATAATAACCTGCTAATCCCAAGAAACTACGAATCTCCGTCACAGTGGTGGGTCTTCTCCAATTCGACACTGCTTCCACCTTTTGGGGATCCACACTAACTCCTTCTACCGAAATCACATGACCCAAAAACCCCACTTTATCTAGCCAAAACTCACACTTGCTAAACTTAGCAAATAACTGCGAATTTTCCAAAGTCCGCAATATTATTCTTAGATGCTTGGCATGCTCTTTCTCACTTCTTGAGAAAACCAATATGTCATCTATGAATACGATCACGAAACGATCAAGGTATGGACTAAACACCCAATTCATAAGATCCATGAACGCCGCGGGTGCATTAGTAAGTCCAAATGGCATCACCACAAACTCATAATGACCATATCGTGACCGAAAAACAGTCTTGGCTATGTCCCCCTCTCGGATCTGCAACTGATGATAACCCGATCTCAAATCAATCTTAGAGAAAACAGAGGCACCCCTCAACTGAACCCCTCAACTGATCAAATAAATCATCGATCCGAGGCAACGGATATTTATTCTTCACTGTGACCTGATTCAACTTCCTATAATCAATGCATAGTCTCATGGTGCCATCTTTCTTCTTAACAAACAACACCAGAGCATCCCATGGAGACATGCTAGGCTGAATAAAACCCTTATCTACCAACTCCTGCAATTGAGTCTTCAACTCTTTCAATTCCGCTGGAGCCATTCTGTAAGGTGCCTGAGAGATAGGCATAGTTCCGGGAAGTAATTCTATAGAGAAGTCTATCTTCCTTGCAGGAGGCAAACCAGGCAACTCCTCAGGAAAAACATCCGGAAACTCCCTTACTACTGGAATATCTTCTAATCCCACAACTCCCATACTTGTATCCACCACATGAGCTAAATATGTCTGACAGCCTTTACTTAACAATTTCCTTGCAGCAACAGAGAAAATTATGCAACTAGAAATAACATCTCTTTCCCTTTGGAAAGCAACCTCAAAACCATCTGGACTTCGAAGCACCACTACTTTTTGAAAACACTCTACCATAGCTCTATATGCTTCCAAATAGTCCATTCTCAAGATCACATCAAACTCCACTATATCTAGAGGAATTAAATTAGCCTCGAAATTAACTCCTTCCACTAAAACTTCACAACCACTAAACACCCAATTAATCCTCATCACCTCACCGGAGGGTAGAGACACATGCCACTCGCCTGGAAGAGATGATGATGACACATTGGCATGGAGGGCAAATCTACTAGACATGAATGAATGCGTGGCTCCGGGATCAATTAAAGTAAAAGCAGGCTGACCAAAAATTAATAACGTACCAATGATGACATCTGGAGAAGTACGACCCTCCTGCTGGGTCATAGCATGCAGTCTATCGCGAGTCATGGGACGTCCACGCCGACCACCACCTCTCTGAGAGCCACCTCTAACTGAAGCACTGCCTTGGGCACCACTACTAGAGCCCCTAGCTGAAGACTGACCAACTGGCTGAGTAGGGGTGGGGGTGGTCCTCTAAGCCAACAATGGGCAATTTCTCCTGAAGTGGTCTTGACCACCACACTCAAAGCACCCAGAAAACTGTTGCTGCCCATAAGAAAAAGTCTGGCTACCGGATGACCCACCATGGAAGCTACCACCAGAACCATACTGCCCAGACTGCTGCCTACCCAAATGACTTCGAGAAGAACTTCTAAAACGTCCCTTAGACTTGCTTCGAACACCAGAGCTAGATCTACCACTACTGCCACTACCAGCAGAAGACCCAGAAGCAGATGATGAAGCAGCTTTCTTAGATGGACCCTCATCAGGAACCAGATATGACACATGGTAGCTCAAGGAAGTGAATCTCTCCTGGAACTCTATAACACCCTTATCATCCATCTTCTTCATATTCAAGAAATCCGACTGAATTCTGCTGCGGTGGGCAGGACTGAAATACTGCCCCAAGAAAAGCGTCTTAAACTGCTCCCACGACATATTCAGAGCATCCTCAACATTCCTGCTAGCGAGCAACCACCAGTGATGTGCTGAATCATCCAAGAAAGTCACTGCCATCTTCACCTTTCTTTCTTCTGGCAAATCTGTGCTCGCAAAAACCTTTTCCATTTTGTCTACCCAAGTATAAGCATCAAGGGGTCCCTTGGCACCCTTGAACTCTCTTGCTCCAGCCTCATAAACTTCTCTCCTTTTCACTGTATGAAGGTGTGGAGCTCGATCTATAACATCCCTCAGCATATTTCCAATATCATCAACCAATCCCTTGACCTCATTGCCCTCATTGGCATTGATCGAAATAGCCACACGGGGTTGCCATGGGCGCCTAGGAGGCATAGTACCTGAGGAAGAAGAAATTTAGTAGTCCATAAACAAGACTAACACAACTATCACACATACGTGCGGTCAAAAGCACATAGCATCAAAAGCATAAAATGCCAATGAATTCGCCGCGGTCGGATCATCACTCTATAGACACTACGTGCTACTTAGGCAAATATGATAATGACAGGGAAGCAGGAAAAGGAAACCTAAAGTTCTGATACCAACTGACACGACCCACCCCGAATTTCACCCTGAAACCCGGAGTACGTCATGCGGGGACCATCTCCAAGGAAAATTTACCGTAAAAATTGATAAAACCTCCCTTGAAAATGGACAACCCTAACCCGAAAAATTCAAATTTACTCTTATTACAGCACGTCCAAACGTCACATAATTATCCAGCTAAAAACAGCAAATCTTATCCTTCAGAAATTCTAAACATGAAGTCAACCGACCGAGCACACTACCGAAATAATATACAATAAACCCAAAGTATCCAGAGCTACTAAACTCTAGCGGAAGCAAAAAAAAAAACACGAATAGTCTAGTATCCAGAGCTACTAGACTCTAGCGGAAGCAAAAAAAACACGAGTAGGTTGAACAGGTAACCTACTGAGGAAAACTGGCGGAAAAACAGGTGACTATGCCTCGCCTCCTACTAGATCCAACCCGAACTCTGTAGACTGGGCATTTTAAAACAAAGAGCCCAGGGGAAGACATTTGAAACACGTTAGAGTGAGTGGACAAAAATAAATTTTAAAAGAAAATAAATCTTTATGCTTCCCAAATTAACTTCTGAGGAAAAATAATTAACAGCATGCAACAAGCTCAAAAGCTCTTAAAAATTTACCGAATTTACCGAAACGTGGCTAGCCGCGCTAGTCACCAACACTTCAAAAATAAGAGCCTCTCAGGCTAACATAAAATATGTATGTATTACACTCGTCATATCTCTTGTATGAATTTTCTTGAAACAACAAAGACAAATAGAAAATTCACACAAGGCTACAACGCTTGCTTTTAACGCTCACGTCGCACCATAATGGCATTTTACCTCATTATGGTGGAAAAGACGGTGTATAAATATATATATACGCGCATATCCCCTATATAAATTATTATATTTATATAGGGCTACGACGATTGCGTCTAACGCTCACGTCGCACCATAATGGAATTTTACCTCAGTATGGTGGAAAAGCACGTATAGCTAGCTAGCATTCTCTCATATACATATTATTCTCATAATCATCCAAATATGGATATATATATATACATACTCACCGAAATTCTCAATTTCGGTTAATCTCTAACCACATAAATTATTTCGCATGCACATTATTTAAAATAAAAGTCCACTCACAAATTAGGCCTAAGCCTGATGTCGATCTGGGGCCTTGTCAGCTCGAGCCTCCTCACGACCTGTTCCAAAAATAATATTAATTTCCCAGTCCGAAATTCCAATATTTACGCAAAATATGCAAAATTAACCGAGAGCCATAAACACGCTCACCATTGCCTAACTTCGAAATGGTCCACATTTCAACCCTAGAACCAGCAGCCGTAACTACACATTCCCACAGTTTAAACAACTTTAATCCAAACGCCGGATTCTACATTAAATCACCGCCAAAATACCAAACTTAGGAAATTCACCAACCTATCCAAAACTCATTCAAAAATTCCATAATTTACATCAATATACTCCCTTTAAAACTCCACATTTAAAACCATAAAAATCTCCCAAATAGCAGCGGCGCCGGCGCCGGCTCCACCGGCAGCGGCGGCCGGAGGCCGATTCCGGCGACCTCCAATGCCTATGAAATTTTGACAGAATAATCCTTTCATCATGGTTTACAACTCTCTTAACTAGCACAAACACCAATTCCAAGCCTAACTAGGGTAATCGACTAAAAAATCCTAAAAGCCCTAGAAATTTCAACTCCACATTTCTCCTTACCTAGCTCAAGAAAGGGTGAGCTCTTTGGAGGGGTTGCTGCACGGGAGGAGGGCTACAAAACGAGCTAAGGATCGCCGGTTTTGGTGGCCGGAGGAGGGAGCTCTGGCGAGGGAACCACCACGGCTTCCAACGGCTTCGGGCGTCGTTCCTCACTCACGGCGACGCTAGGGGAGCTGTCACCGGGCCAGGGAGGATGCTGGGTTGGAGACCGATCGAACGGGACCGGTGCGGCGGCAGATGGTGGCCGGACGGCGGCTGGCGGACGGCCAGAAGTTTCCGGCAGGGGGAGGGGCTCGGGAGGAAAACCGGGAGAGAGGGAGAAAAGAAAAAGAGGGAGATGGGTTTGGGCCTCTCCAAACCGGTCCAATACTCATATATCAACCCACTCCAAAATAAAACACCCCGAAAAATAATACCCGAATAAAAATTACTGTTTACTAGCTAAAATTTACCATTTTTATCGTCATCATAACTTTCTCCTACGAATAATCCTCCGCATATAATCGTCCCCGAAACCCCTCTAGGGACCCATTAAACTATTACCTCAATGACGGAGACGATAAAATTCTTATTATAACCAAGCTAGTAAATAAGGTAAAATATAAGGGTCGGGATATGACAACCTTTCCCCGCATGCCAAGATCTCATCATCAGATGACGCCAAGGAAACAATCCAAGAGTGTGTCTCCGGGTACATCAGCTTCATCATCGGAAATGCATGGTTCGTTAGCAGAAGGAGGCAGCTGTTGATGCCCACAATGTCCGAGGGTAGTTTCTGCGAGACATAGAGAGGCCAGATGGAGCAGAAGCGTCAACAAATTAAATAGATTTCAACTAGTTAACTTTAACCTTGGTCTTCCTGAGTGTTATGGGTCCATAAGAAGAATTCTTACTCTTATTAGGATTAGGGCACATTCTGTTGCCCCATTAATTAATTAATTCAGTAAAACGGACAATAGAACGAGATCTCTTGAGTACTGGCATTGTCATATACCTGCCCCTAGGCACTTATGCATGATAGTCAACTTCTTAACTGTTTTTTTTTCTTTAGATTGAAAAAAAAAATTCTAACTGTTCAGTTTTGCAAATTCAAAACCAGAAAATTATGTGTACTGTATCTCAGTTTCTAAAACTGCTTGTTCTAGCAGGATGTTCACTCACTTGATATCAATCGTCAGAATTCGGCTGAAGGGTTAGGTTTCAACTGTGAGTATTGTCGCTTGCTAATTTTACATATGTCAAAGTGCGTTCCTATGAAACAGAGCACTCACCATCACCCAGAACAGACACACACAAAATAAACAATTAGCATAAGGATTGTTTTGAAGAGAAATGACTTTAACTTTCTTTTTTAGTTGAAAGAGGTCAAAGCTTTTATTGATCAAACCATAAGTTGCAATGTACCATTATCTGGGTAAGACTAGGGTGTGTGTAACATCCCGAAATGGAGTAGCTATAGTGCCATGACTCTAAGCTAATAAGAAACCAACACGTCTGAATGGCGTGTTGATAACCTAAAGTCCAAGGTGATTTGAAATTGACTGAATTGATCGGTATATAAAGGAAGCTAAGTCCCTGAGTTCAATATCGTTTTAGTATTGAGTTTTGGAGTCCCATTCTATAGCTTCATATTGAAACGCATAAGATTTCCCCATGCGCTTTTAATATCTTTGATCGTGTGTGCTGTAAGTAGCCTTAAGAGCAGAACTAGAAGAAGATGTCTCCATCAAAGATAGCTATATGCAGGTTGCCTACAACAATGATCAAGGTGATCTCCAACTGCATTAGGAATAGGCTATTAATTCTTCATATTTCATTAAGTTATTTTCGTAGATTTCATTAGATTCATATGTGTTTGAGATTGTTGTGAATTTATCTTGATGGTGTTAATTGTATTGAGGTGTTTCAGTTTGTCTGTCACAACGATCCAGGTTATATATAGATAATCTAGATTCATAAAATAATTTTCAAACAAAGGGTTGAGGCGGTCAGCTGCTTCTACTCTACTGTATATTATATATTGCTATCGCCAACACTCTTCTTGCGCTTTTGTTCCTTACTGAACATGACCACCGTCGGCGGTGTTGTTTCCATTATTATTAGGATCCACACGCTTATTCTTGAGGAAAGCATTGGTCTCTTTCCATCTGTGGAACTTCCCAAAAAGGACCTCTATATCTTCAAGGGTTCTTCCTTTTGTCTCCGGTAGCATTGTATAGAAGAACACCCAGCCAACCACCCCAATTCCGGCGTAAAGAAAGAATGCTCCACCAATAGTTATGGCCTTGTAGAGGGATATAAATGTCATTGAGAGTATTCCACTAGCAACTCTGTTGACGGCGACTCCGATACTGAAACCCTGGGCACGTAGCTTTAACGGGAAGATCTCTGAGGTGTAGACCCACGTGACTGGGCCCATTCCGATGGAGAAGAACGCGACGTAGAACAATACCATGGTGATGGAGAGCACGATGGCCCACATAACCTTCTCGTCGTTGTGGTCAACGATGGTGAGGCCGAAACCAAGGCACACGAGTGAGGCTATCATCCCTGCCATGCTACTAAGAAGCAAAGGGCGGCGTCCTATCCGGTCCAATAGAAACGTGGCGACGAGGATGACGACTGTCTTGACGGATCCGACGGCTATGGTGGCGAGGAGGAGTTTGTTCTTGGCCGTGATTCCAGCATATTTAAAGATTCTCGGGCTGTACAAAACGACGGCGTCGATGCCAGATGCTTGTTGGAAGAAATGTAAACCGACGGCAGCAATGAGAATGTGACGGACGGCTGGAGTGGGGCGCAGGATGAGCTCTTTCCACACGTCTTCACCATGGCTGTTTTTCGGGACTTCAACGACGTCGTCGTTGCAGTGTTCGGGAATTCTAGCAGCTTCTTTGATGTCAGCGAGTCGAAGTTTGGACTCTTCTGTTGAGTCTGAGGTTCGGTCGAGAACTCGCTTGGCGTCGGCAAGGCGGCCCTGCATGACGAGCCAGCGAGGGGATTCTGGCATGGCTATGACCCCAAGGGCGAGGAAGACAGAGGGGATGGCACCGACGCCGAGCATGAGACGCCACCCTAGGTTAAGTGCGAGCTTGGAGAATGCCCAGTTGGATATGTAACCCAATAAGATTCCGGCATTGATAAACATCTGTTCAAAATTTCAAACATCAATTAGTAGTTCATTAGACAAAGCACATATGTCTAAGAGGTGAGTACGTTTGTCCAACTGCTTGAGCATAGATGAGTAACTCTAAAGGCATTTTAAGAAAATAACGAAAAGAGTTGGCATACAAACAATCCGAAAAGAGTGGATCAAAATCTTGGCAGTGGCTCGAACAACAAACTCAACTCTACCAATAAGAATGAAAAAAAATCGAAATTTGTATGCAAAATTCATGATGTAATGCACAATTTACACGTAACTTAGGCCCTCTTTATTGTGTGGATAAATTAGAACAAAACTACGAAGTCTTTTTATTTATCGAAAATGAGATTGCAAGTCACTTTCGTTACTTCAGCAAGTTAGTATTAAAACCAAGGTCTACAAGAGTATTCTGGCATAACCAAACTAATATCCCGTTGCAGGCAAATGAACCCGCAGATCTCTCAAACCTGATGCTAAAACTCAAAAGTAAGGGTAGTGGCCTCGCTCGGAATTAACTTTGGCTCTTTGTTAGTTTGCTCACTTGCTGGGTATAATCCAAGAGCATATTCTAAAGCTTTTCTTGTGAAGTACGTGCTTCACAGATTATGATTAAACAAACAAGCTAGCCAGAAACAAATAAACAAACTTACATCAGCGAAAGACGTGAGGAATCCACGAGACGACGCCGGAGAAACTTCGACGGTGTAGACAGGGGCAATCATCAGGGCATAACCAACCCCTATTCCAGCAACAAACCTCCCGAACATGAGGAAGGAGTAGTTGGTGGCGAAGCCCATGAGAAGAGCTCCAGCGAAGAAGATGGCTCCGGCGAGGACTATGGTATAGCGACGTCCAATCCAGTCGGACGTCCTGCCGGCGGCGGCAGAGCCGATGAGGGAGTAGAGATTCAGAATTCCGACAAGAACTTCGACCTGCACGTCGGAGATCTTGAGGTCGTCTTTGATGAAGATCGCTGCTCCACTCATCACACCAATATCTGTAGATAACAATCATAACATGCAAATTTAACCGCACATGTATATAAACTCTCCATCATTTTGAAATGAAAAGCCATAAACGATTACGTACTTACCATAACCGAGTAGGATAGAAGTCATGGAAGCCAACATAGCACAAGCAAAAGCATACCTGTTTCTTTTGGGTTTGGGTGCGGGATCGAAATCCTCAATGGCTTTCTTGGTGGATTGGGTGGGTTGGCCATTTTCTTCGGCTCTCCGGTCAGCCATCTCGTTAGTGATCACTAGAGATCGATGGTATAATAATTTGGTAGAGGGTGAAACAAGTATGCAGTAGTAGTGACGTTTGGTTAGTGCCAAACTATGCAAAAATCTGGTTTACATGAATAAATAATTTTATGCAAGCAATGATGTACAACTGTATATGCATGCAGCAGGAAGATCCTGTTACCAGAAAGAACAAACAGATACAATTTGATCGGTTATCTCGTGGGCTGCTTGGTATTGATTAATGATTATTTTATCTAAAATAAGGATACAAATTGGCTTTTCTACCTGGCAGAATCCCTGACACCTGGCGGAACCACAGTGTCCAGTTTCATTAGGCCTCACTATAAAGATTAAGTGTGAAGTGAAATAAGACGTCGCTTTGTTCAGCCAAAAAAAAATCCTCGCGCGCTTTGGCTTCTTGGCATGCTTTGGCGGCAAAGGGAATGAACTTTAAGTTTATAGAAGTGAACATTAATCACTGC encodes the following:
- the LOC101300061 gene encoding polyol transporter 5-like, encoding MADRRAEENGQPTQSTKKAIEDFDPAPKPKRNRYAFACAMLASMTSILLGYDIGVMSGAAIFIKDDLKISDVQVEVLVGILNLYSLIGSAAAGRTSDWIGRRYTIVLAGAIFFAGALLMGFATNYSFLMFGRFVAGIGVGYALMIAPVYTVEVSPASSRGFLTSFADMFINAGILLGYISNWAFSKLALNLGWRLMLGVGAIPSVFLALGVIAMPESPRWLVMQGRLADAKRVLDRTSDSTEESKLRLADIKEAARIPEHCNDDVVEVPKNSHGEDVWKELILRPTPAVRHILIAAVGLHFFQQASGIDAVVLYSPRIFKYAGITAKNKLLLATIAVGSVKTVVILVATFLLDRIGRRPLLLSSMAGMIASLVCLGFGLTIVDHNDEKVMWAIVLSITMVLFYVAFFSIGMGPVTWVYTSEIFPLKLRAQGFSIGVAVNRVASGILSMTFISLYKAITIGGAFFLYAGIGVVGWVFFYTMLPETKGRTLEDIEVLFGKFHRWKETNAFLKNKRVDPNNNGNNTADGGHVQ